Proteins from a genomic interval of Sphingobacteriales bacterium:
- the clpP gene encoding ATP-dependent Clp endopeptidase proteolytic subunit ClpP, translated as MYGKEFKNYAVKHLGMGGMRVDSYVDRNVNALYSMNPQMAILKPYIIEERPMNITQLDVFSRLMMDRIIWLGEPVYPDTANIIQAQLLFLQSVDANKDISLYINSPGGSVYDGLGIYDTMHVVSPDVATICTGMAASMAAVLLAAGQKGKRSALKHSRVMIHQPMGGAQGQASDMEITVNEIKKLKNELYQILSNHTGQTLEKVEKDSDRDYWMLADEAKEYGMIDEVLERKK; from the coding sequence ATGTACGGAAAAGAATTTAAAAACTATGCAGTAAAGCATCTGGGAATGGGAGGTATGCGTGTGGATAGCTATGTAGATCGCAACGTGAACGCATTATATAGTATGAATCCGCAAATGGCTATACTCAAACCCTATATTATTGAAGAGCGTCCGATGAACATCACTCAATTAGATGTTTTTTCGCGCTTGATGATGGACAGAATTATTTGGTTGGGTGAGCCGGTATATCCCGATACTGCTAATATTATTCAGGCACAATTGCTGTTTTTGCAGTCGGTAGATGCCAATAAAGATATTAGTTTATATATCAATAGTCCGGGCGGCAGTGTATATGATGGTTTGGGTATTTATGATACGATGCACGTTGTATCGCCCGATGTGGCTACGATTTGTACCGGTATGGCGGCTTCTATGGCGGCTGTATTATTGGCAGCCGGACAAAAAGGCAAACGCTCGGCTCTTAAACACTCGCGCGTGATGATACACCAACCGATGGGCGGTGCGCAAGGACAAGCCAGCGATATGGAAATCACCGTAAATGAAATCAAAAAACTCAAAAATGAATTGTATCAGATTTTGAGTAATCATACCGGACAAACACTTGAAAAAGTGGAAAAAGACAGCGACCGCGATTATTGGATGCTCGCTGATGAAGCCAAAGAATATGGTATGATAGATGAAGTATTGGAACGCAAAAAATAA